One part of the Clostridia bacterium genome encodes these proteins:
- a CDS encoding DUF348 domain-containing protein: MESHKHFLQLLSVLIMVAALMLFMAPEEMRVEGMYAVKSAELVPKTVKLVEVEVDGEILKIITKKDLVKEVLAETKIILGDADKTEPELEKTFDNQIKVIRVTKKQVEKKKYLAFPTEEKKSADLFKGETRILQKGERGIEKDIYEVITENGQEVARNFIRKVLVKEPIKQVVALGTRQSAYRDGSSLDFKEVHTMTATAYTHTGNRTATGIWPKVGIVAVDPRVIPLGTRLYVDGYGYATAADVGGAIKGKRIDVFMETRAECRQWGRRPVQVFVLQ, encoded by the coding sequence GTGGAATCGCACAAGCATTTTCTTCAACTGCTTTCTGTTTTAATCATGGTGGCTGCTTTGATGCTTTTTATGGCACCTGAGGAGATGAGAGTTGAGGGAATGTATGCTGTGAAATCAGCTGAACTGGTACCTAAAACGGTGAAACTTGTTGAGGTAGAAGTTGATGGCGAAATCCTAAAAATTATAACTAAAAAAGATTTGGTTAAGGAGGTTCTGGCGGAAACAAAAATTATTTTAGGGGATGCTGATAAAACTGAACCGGAATTGGAAAAAACTTTTGATAATCAAATTAAAGTAATACGTGTGACTAAGAAACAGGTGGAGAAGAAAAAGTATTTGGCTTTTCCTACTGAGGAGAAAAAGTCGGCTGATTTGTTCAAGGGTGAAACTAGAATTTTACAAAAAGGTGAACGGGGAATAGAAAAGGATATTTATGAAGTGATTACCGAGAATGGTCAAGAGGTGGCTCGTAATTTTATTCGAAAAGTTTTGGTTAAAGAACCGATTAAACAGGTAGTAGCTTTGGGGACACGCCAAAGTGCGTATCGGGATGGTTCATCTTTAGATTTTAAAGAAGTACATACCATGACGGCAACTGCTTATACACATACTGGTAATCGTACGGCAACAGGTATTTGGCCTAAAGTAGGTATAGTGGCTGTCGATCCGCGAGTTATTCCCTTGGGAACCAGATTATATGTAGATGGTTATGGATATGCCACTGCTGCTGATGTAGGTGGAGCCATAAAAGGTAAACGTATTGATGTTTTTATGGAAACTAGGGCCGAATGTCGTCAGTGGGGTCGACGTCCAGTACAAGTTTTTGTTTTGCAATAA
- a CDS encoding YebC/PmpR family DNA-binding transcriptional regulator, whose translation MAGHSKWSNIKHRKSKQDARRGKIFTKLGRELIVAAKMGGPDPETNFRLKVAIQKARAANMPNDNIERAIQRGSGDQEGEGFLELVYEGYGPGGAAIMINALTDNRNRTAGEIRHLFSKYGGNLGETGCVAWMFKPKGLLILERKTLNLSDDDLFLLALDNGAEDISFDDEEVIEIYTLVNDFQEVKEKLEAQGLNFESAKIAMIPENLVEIFDLGQAESLLKLLEHLEDHDDVQDTFTNFDIADEIMEQLKLNA comes from the coding sequence ATGGCCGGTCATTCCAAATGGTCGAATATTAAGCATCGTAAAAGTAAACAAGATGCTCGTCGGGGAAAAATATTTACAAAATTAGGTCGAGAATTAATTGTTGCTGCAAAAATGGGTGGACCTGACCCTGAAACGAATTTTCGTTTAAAAGTAGCGATACAAAAGGCCAGGGCGGCTAATATGCCTAATGATAATATTGAACGAGCCATTCAGAGGGGTTCGGGTGATCAAGAAGGTGAGGGGTTTTTAGAATTAGTTTATGAAGGTTATGGGCCGGGTGGTGCAGCCATTATGATTAATGCCCTTACAGATAATCGTAATCGAACCGCTGGCGAAATTAGGCACCTTTTTTCTAAATATGGTGGTAATTTAGGAGAAACAGGTTGTGTAGCCTGGATGTTTAAACCAAAAGGTTTGTTAATTTTGGAAAGGAAAACTTTAAACTTGAGTGATGATGATTTGTTTTTATTGGCCTTGGATAATGGGGCTGAAGATATTAGTTTTGATGATGAAGAAGTAATCGAAATTTATACTTTGGTTAATGATTTTCAAGAGGTTAAGGAAAAATTGGAGGCCCAAGGTTTAAATTTTGAAAGTGCTAAAATAGCTATGATTCCGGAAAATCTTGTGGAAATTTTTGATTTAGGGCAAGCTGAGTCATTGTTGAAATTATTGGAGCATTTGGAAGATCATGATGATGTTCAGGATACTTTTACAAATTTTGATATAGCTGATGAAATTATGGAGCAATTAAAGTTAAATGCCTAA
- the ruvC gene encoding crossover junction endodeoxyribonuclease RuvC has protein sequence MIILGIDPGIAITGYGVIDVRANNFKMLDYGVIRSSSELETAQRLKKIHRAIGELIKKHQPIAVAMEELFFNKNVRSAFSVGRAQGVVMLAGCELGLPVYEYTPLQVKQAVVGYGRADKQQVQFMVKTILNLRETPTPDDAADALAIAICHSNFYSSGLGRKGV, from the coding sequence GTGATTATTTTAGGGATTGACCCCGGAATAGCCATTACTGGTTATGGTGTAATTGACGTTCGGGCTAATAATTTTAAAATGTTGGATTATGGTGTAATTAGAAGTAGTAGTGAGTTAGAAACAGCCCAAAGGTTAAAAAAAATTCACCGGGCAATTGGCGAATTGATTAAAAAACATCAGCCTATAGCTGTAGCTATGGAAGAATTGTTTTTTAATAAAAATGTTAGGTCTGCTTTTTCTGTAGGTCGGGCTCAGGGGGTAGTTATGTTGGCTGGGTGTGAATTGGGTCTTCCCGTTTATGAATATACTCCTTTACAGGTTAAACAGGCAGTGGTTGGTTATGGACGTGCAGATAAACAGCAAGTACAATTTATGGTAAAAACAATTTTGAATTTACGGGAAACTCCTACCCCGGACGATGCAGCAGATGCATTAGCGATAGCTATTTGTCATAGTAATTTTTATTCTTCTGGTTTAGGAAGAAAAGGAGTCTAA
- the ruvA gene encoding Holliday junction branch migration protein RuvA yields MIEFLHGELQFKGDNYLVLQVGGIGYKLFTPTLVIRELPELQTEITLFTYLHVREDELSLYGFLTLEERDLFMILIQVSGIGPKLALTILSHLTCQDLYQAIMLEDLKTLQTVPGVGKKTSGRMVLELKDKFKKHVLPPKVETKTKGEMDLRQEAISALLALGYSFAEAQKAVPQVSEIDKYSAEDLIKLALKNLVKY; encoded by the coding sequence ATGATTGAATTTTTACACGGTGAATTACAATTTAAAGGAGATAATTATTTGGTGTTACAAGTAGGGGGCATAGGTTATAAATTATTTACTCCTACTTTGGTAATTCGGGAGCTTCCGGAATTACAAACAGAAATTACCCTATTTACTTATTTACATGTACGTGAAGATGAATTAAGTTTATATGGTTTTTTAACTTTAGAAGAAAGAGACTTATTTATGATTCTTATTCAGGTAAGTGGTATTGGTCCTAAATTGGCCTTGACTATTTTATCACATTTGACCTGTCAAGATTTATATCAAGCTATTATGTTAGAAGATTTAAAGACTCTGCAAACTGTTCCCGGGGTAGGTAAAAAAACTTCCGGGAGAATGGTTTTGGAATTAAAAGATAAGTTCAAAAAACATGTTTTACCCCCGAAAGTGGAAACTAAAACGAAGGGGGAAATGGATCTGCGTCAAGAAGCTATTTCCGCTTTATTGGCTTTAGGCTATAGTTTTGCTGAGGCCCAAAAGGCAGTTCCACAAGTTTCGGAAATAGATAAATATTCGGCTGAAGACTTAATAAAATTGGCTTTGAAAAATTTGGTTAAATATTAA